A segment of the Candidatus Lokiarchaeota archaeon genome:
CCAAGCAGAAATGTGGAAATATGCGAACATAAGTACACCAACAGTAAGAATTGTTGGAAAGAAAATCCTGAAGAAATTGGAGGGATATGGTTTTGATGATATGGATTCGCTACTGGAGATATGTGACGAACTCCTAGCTACCAAGGCTTGGCCACATAGAATCATAGCCTTTCAATGGAGCTTTAAATTCAGAAAAGATTTCGAACCAAGGCATTTTCCTATCTTTGAAAGGTGGGTGAAAAAACATGTTACAGGATGGGGAAGCTGTGATGATCTCTGCACCCATACAGTGGGCTACTTCATCCTTGAGTATCCACAATTCATACCAAAGGTAAAACAATGGGTCAATTCTGATAACCCATTTGTCCGACGGGCAGCAGCTGTTTCATTCATTTACGCACTTCGAAAGGGAAAGCTGTTTGAACATGTGTTTGATGTTGCGGATGCATTGTTGAACGATGAGGATAAGTATGTGCTAAAGGGGTACGGTTGGATGCTAAAAGTGTCTTCCAAGCATTACCAAGACGAGATTTTCGAGTACGTGATGGAGAATAAGGCGAGAATGCCGAGGCTTTCGCTGAGATACGCAATTGAGAAGATGCCAGAATCATTGAGGAAAAAGGCAATGGCGTCTCCATAGGTTATCACGGCTTCCGTTTCATAATTCTGTATGCTGAGTGTCGGGTATTAGAACACGTGTTCTAAACCAATGGCTATTGCAATTCAGTCCACAAATCCGTAAACTGCCGAAGTGGGGAAATTCCACAGCTAGAAAAAAAAGAGGGAGGAAATCCCCTCTGTCTGAAAATACTATTGTTCGTCACTACTATTCGGTTCAGTTCCTCGGTCTTCCTCTGTTTGTGAGCCATTCCGCAGAGAAGACAACCACGAGGGTAGTGCGGGCCTCTTTTCGGTCCACCACCACCCCTTTCCTGCCTCACGATACATGGGAATCTTCATCACAGAGATGAGTACTTCCCACATGTTGGCTATCACAATCACGAAGACTATGAAGATCCAGAAGATGTTGGATACCAACAAGAGATCGAACTCATTTCCCATCAACAAATCAAGCTCCTCGACACTCATCAGAATCCACTGATTGAGCTCACTGTCAAAGGCGTATACTTGTTCCACTGGCCATGGTACATTAATCAGGAATAGAGCCAAGAGTACCCAGCTCAAAGCAACGAGGGCTTGAACAGCGAGGTTGACGTTGTTTTCACCATACAGGAAGAACAAGAGCCCTTTGAACGCATCAAGGAGAACCAAAACGATTCCTGCGTAGAGAAAAACAAGGAAGCTCTCCGCGAAGATGAGCTGAATCGCAGGATGGAGTAGGACTATAGTAAACACTACCCCCATAACAGCTTCACCAGCTGATTCCCAACGGCTCTTAGGTTTGAAAACACCAGCTCCAATACCAAATGCCTTTTCCAAGAATGTCTTCTCGGTTGGCATCCTACCTCTATCAAGCAAGGAAAGGCCCCCGATGATAGCAAAAGCATAGATAAGGGATATGACAATCATAAGCGCTACATTGTATGGGAAAACCATGACATTTCCCAGCCCCGGTACTGCAAATCCTACGATATAGCTAGCCACTGCAAAAGCGGCACCCAGCGCAATAAGAGCCAATGCTATCCGTAACAGCGGGGGAACGTATTCCTTGGGTATGGGCCCTGCTTTTTTTCCGGTTCCAGCATATGCATTGGCAGCATCCTTTGGCTCACCAAAGCGTTCAATGGCAAGCATGGCAGATCCATGTGTTAGTTTGCCATCGCCAAGACGCTCAGCTTCCTCCATCAGATGCGTCCTCATTTCCTTTAGCGTGTCCTCGCTGCCAACGGGCAGATAAACACGAACTCGTTCCAAATACTTCTCAATCAATTCTATTGGTGTATCACCCATCAAAATTCAACTCCTTTCATCAGTGTACTCATTTCTTGGGAAAGAATAGCCCAAGTCTCCATCATCATTTCAAGGGCCTTCTGCCCTGCGGCAGTAAGCCCATAATACTTCTTCGGCTTAGAAGGTTGATCGTAGTTCCATTCACTCTCAAGCAGTCCTCGCTTCTCAAGCCTTCGAAGCAATGGGTAGACCGTACCTTGCTCCAACTGGAGGAAGGAAACCCGGTCACTGAGCTGTCGAACAATCTCATACCCATATGCCTCTTGCTCCTCGAGGACAGCCAGAATTGCAAGTGAGGCTGCGCCTCGCTTGACTTCCTTGGACCAGCGCTCAAACTCATCCAAGACCTTCTTCGGCGGCTTACTCATTGGAAACCACCTTTTGTTCCAGTCCGATATAATACATCATTATGTTTCGCCATTCACTATGCGTTATATAGTACATGGCGATATACACATATAAATATTGCTAGGTGTGCAAATATCCTCCAAGAATCGAGAAAAAAACAACGTAAGTATTGCAAAGAATAGAAAATAAGTTCCGTAAAGCACAGGATTCGTCTCAGGCGCTAGAAGTTACAACGCAGTTTGGGGAATGTTCACATAATCTTACGGTACAGGTATTTTGATTTCGAAAGTTGTGGGATCCGTACTGGTTAAATCAATACTCCAGCCATGAGCGTGTATAATTCTTTTGACAATACGAAGCCCAAAACCATGCTTTTTTGTTCCCAGCCAATTGGCATCCCTAAAGACTTCATCTTTCAAGTCTTCCGGGAAAGGTTCTCCATCATTTGAGATTTCAATGGTTATCGTGCTTCCGTTCTCATAACCTACAACCTCAATATGCTTGGCATTCCCATGTTTCAAAGCGTTGTCCATTATGTTTTGAAAGACCTGAGTCAGTTTAGTGGCATCCCCTGATACTACTGGCAGATTCTTGGATGTAAAACCAACAGAGGGGGGTAATTGTGAACCCGCCACAGCAGTAATGACACTGCTCAGGTCAACTGGTTCGGAATCCTTTATGATAACACCCGAATCTGCCAATTCTACTGAGTGAACGGTGAGCTTGTTCAATTCAGCAACAAGCTCTTTGATTTTCGTTGCATATTCGCCATTTCCATATTGTTCCCACAATTCAACATTGGCTGCTATTTTATGGAGATAGTTTTTGATATCATGGCTCATATGATGTGCGAAACGACTCAGTTCCTCTCTCTGCCGCTGGATGCGCTCAGTAGCATCTTTTTCTTCAGTGATATCAATCATGACAGCTTCAACAAATCCTTCATCATGATATGCACGGAAGAAAAAACGCCCCCAGAACTGTGAACCATCTTCTCGTGCCACGGGTAGGTCCACGACTGTCCTTTCTTTGGTTTCTAGAAGAGCAAGGACTCTTTTGCGATCCTCAGGATTAGCGTAAAATGCGTTCGTTGTAGTTTGATTTGCGAGGACTTCTTCACGATTAATATAGCCAATCATTCTTGCGGCTCGTTCATTACACTCAAGAATTCTTCCTGTCCCCAATTCGGATCGGAATAGTCCAACAAGTGCATTGTTGTAAAGACGTTGATATCTTGTCCTGCTCCGTTCAAGGGCCTTCTCAAATCGTACAAGGTCGGTGATATCAATGATTTGATTGAGATAACCCTTGATTTCATCCCGGGAGTGTTTCTTCAGGGGTGTCGCTATGGCTTCCAAATGGATTGTGCCTGTCTTACTGGTTTTAGATAAATTGGGCTCGTCGGTTATGTCGAAATCGAAGCTCGTAGAAAACCTGACTGTATCTCCTTGTTTCAACGCTTGTTTGGCTCGCTCAGGTGTATTCTCATCTTCGAAGATGTTGAAATCGAGTAGTATGTCAAATGAATCTAGTCCAAACAAATCCAGGGTGGCTTGATTGGCACGGACAAGTTTCCCAGACGCATCGAAGATTTCAATGGCTATCGGTGAGCTGTCAAAAATTCCTCTGAATAGGGCTTCGCTTTCACGAAGAGCCTGTTCAGCACGCTTTCGCTCATCTATGTCCTCAACGAAACCAATATCGTACTTGAATTCGCCATGCTCATCATAGACAAGAGATACTGTCAAGCGTCCCCAGAAGATACTTCCATCTTTCTTGATGAAACGTTTCTTCATTTGGTAAGAGTTTTTGTTGTTCTCAATGGCCTTCTCAGCTAGCTTCTTGTCTTTCTCCCAATCATCAGGATGGGAGAAATCTATGACATTGAGCTCCAGAAGCTCATCCAATTCGTACCCAAGCATATCAGCCAATGCCCTGTTTGCTTGCAACATGTTGTCATTTTTGTCAACTACTGTCATGCCAATGGCACATTGCTCAAAGACTGTCCTGAACCGCTCTTCACTGGCATCAAGGTCCGCCTCAAGCTGCCTCTTGGCGGCCAGCTTTCGGATATGATGGGCAACTTCAGTATATACACCCTTAATTTTCACAGGATCTTTTCGTATGTAGTGATCAGCACCAAGATTCAGTGCCTTAACTACTGTTTCCTCCCTGCCGCAGCCTGTAAGGATAATGATTGGAGTTTCGATTCCTCTTGCTCTTGCTTCACCGAGAAAATCAAGTCCAGAATCCGCTTTCGGTCCAAGGTCAACTCCGCTAACTACAACATCGATGTCCTTCTCTGCTAAGATTTCCAATGCTTCTTGAGAAGAAGCAGATAATGTGAACTGAAAATCCGGGTTATCCCGTTCAA
Coding sequences within it:
- a CDS encoding DNA alkylation repair protein — encoded protein: MIKGENIVESINSELDKAVYGNNTDAQAEMWKYANISTPTVRIVGKKILKKLEGYGFDDMDSLLEICDELLATKAWPHRIIAFQWSFKFRKDFEPRHFPIFERWVKKHVTGWGSCDDLCTHTVGYFILEYPQFIPKVKQWVNSDNPFVRRAAAVSFIYALRKGKLFEHVFDVADALLNDEDKYVLKGYGWMLKVSSKHYQDEIFEYVMENKARMPRLSLRYAIEKMPESLRKKAMASP
- a CDS encoding PadR family transcriptional regulator produces the protein MSKPPKKVLDEFERWSKEVKRGAASLAILAVLEEQEAYGYEIVRQLSDRVSFLQLEQGTVYPLLRRLEKRGLLESEWNYDQPSKPKKYYGLTAAGQKALEMMMETWAILSQEMSTLMKGVEF
- a CDS encoding PAS domain S-box protein; protein product: MSIDVLLLSDDHETQLLAKELLERDNPDFQFTLSASSQEALEILAEKDIDVVVSGVDLGPKADSGLDFLGEARARGIETPIIILTGCGREETVVKALNLGADHYIRKDPVKIKGVYTEVAHHIRKLAAKRQLEADLDASEERFRTVFEQCAIGMTVVDKNDNMLQANRALADMLGYELDELLELNVIDFSHPDDWEKDKKLAEKAIENNKNSYQMKKRFIKKDGSIFWGRLTVSLVYDEHGEFKYDIGFVEDIDERKRAEQALRESEALFRGIFDSSPIAIEIFDASGKLVRANQATLDLFGLDSFDILLDFNIFEDENTPERAKQALKQGDTVRFSTSFDFDITDEPNLSKTSKTGTIHLEAIATPLKKHSRDEIKGYLNQIIDITDLVRFEKALERSRTRYQRLYNNALVGLFRSELGTGRILECNERAARMIGYINREEVLANQTTTNAFYANPEDRKRVLALLETKERTVVDLPVAREDGSQFWGRFFFRAYHDEGFVEAVMIDITEEKDATERIQRQREELSRFAHHMSHDIKNYLHKIAANVELWEQYGNGEYATKIKELVAELNKLTVHSVELADSGVIIKDSEPVDLSSVITAVAGSQLPPSVGFTSKNLPVVSGDATKLTQVFQNIMDNALKHGNAKHIEVVGYENGSTITIEISNDGEPFPEDLKDEVFRDANWLGTKKHGFGLRIVKRIIHAHGWSIDLTSTDPTTFEIKIPVP